A region from the Armatimonadota bacterium genome encodes:
- the corA gene encoding magnesium/cobalt transporter CorA — protein MKIVYCAGEQVVEDPPQPVGDLLARPDGLLWVDITGPGEDDLRMMREVFHFHPLAIEDTQKQAQRPKLEEYAGYCFMTLHALRPAGQRQTVSLQEIDLFFSPRYVVTVHPQPSPVIDEARLRLAKAAPALRTHTDYILYTIVDTAVDTYFPVIDRIDQALDRAEDQLFRRPTPQALDHLLTLKRSLLHMRRVSSPLRDIFSSLMRRDLALVRPETLVYYRDVYDHLLRITDMIDTHRDLLTGAVEIYMSVISNRLNEIVKVLTVITALSGALAVITGFYGMNFERTVPAFGAPWGAAAVLLFMVAVAAGMVAAFRRLRWL, from the coding sequence ATGAAGATCGTCTACTGCGCCGGCGAGCAGGTGGTGGAAGACCCGCCGCAGCCCGTCGGCGACCTGCTGGCCCGCCCCGACGGCCTGCTCTGGGTGGACATCACGGGGCCGGGCGAGGACGACCTCCGGATGATGCGCGAGGTCTTCCACTTCCACCCCCTGGCCATCGAAGACACGCAGAAGCAGGCCCAGCGTCCCAAACTCGAAGAATACGCCGGGTATTGCTTCATGACCCTGCACGCCCTGCGTCCTGCGGGGCAGCGCCAGACCGTCAGCCTGCAGGAGATCGACCTGTTCTTCTCTCCCCGCTATGTGGTCACGGTGCATCCCCAGCCCAGCCCGGTCATCGACGAGGCCCGCCTGCGGCTGGCCAAGGCCGCCCCCGCCCTGCGCACCCACACCGACTACATCCTCTACACGATCGTGGACACGGCGGTGGATACCTACTTTCCCGTGATCGACCGCATCGACCAGGCCCTGGACCGGGCCGAGGACCAGCTCTTCAGGCGGCCCACGCCGCAGGCCCTCGACCACCTCCTGACCCTGAAGCGGTCGCTGCTGCACATGCGCCGGGTCTCCTCGCCGCTCCGGGACATCTTCAGCAGCCTGATGCGGCGCGACCTGGCCCTGGTGCGGCCGGAGACGCTGGTCTACTACCGGGATGTCTACGACCACCTGCTGCGGATCACGGACATGATCGACACCCACCGCGATCTCCTCACCGGGGCGGTGGAGATCTACATGTCCGTGATCAGCAACAGGCTCAACGAAATCGTCAAGGTGCTCACGGTGATTACGGCGCTGTCCGGGGCCCTGGCCGTGATTACGGGGTTTTACGGCATGAACTTCGAGCGCACCGTCCCGGCCTTCGGCGCGCCGTGGGGCGCCGCGGCCGTGTTGCTGTTCATGGTGGCGGTGGCCGCGGGCATGGTGGCGGCCTTCAGACGGCTGCGGTGGCTGTGA
- a CDS encoding adenosylhomocysteinase: MSRLRDASRAADAAAELLWLRRHIPLTEAVAERLDPHLLRGRTIALNIHLDVKMVPVVEALLRAGARLFVVGCNPATTRDDVAAFMSAAGAEVYAWAGMTEPERQEALRWAAGAGAEFISEMGGELTALLVDQFPERIPPLRASMEATGTGIALLRRLRLPVPVFNWDGLTLKRGLHNRYLVGLMVWHTFIEVTRLTLFDRRVAVIGYGLVGQGIAEYARLLGAHVTVTDLDPVRQMQARYQGARVAALPDALRAADVVITATGRDGVIGPGEVAVLRDGCILANAGHSNGEIDVAALRRAAAAPGGGRTPVRPGLEEFLLDGRRLYLLAGGAMLNLAAGFGDPYDAFDLTTALMLAGIAFIVRRHDAFPPGLHLMPAEVEEQVAALAAVAPGVGG; this comes from the coding sequence ATGTCGCGACTCAGGGATGCCTCGCGTGCCGCCGATGCCGCAGCGGAGCTCCTCTGGCTGCGGCGGCACATCCCCCTGACCGAGGCGGTGGCGGAGCGGCTGGACCCGCACCTCCTCCGCGGCCGCACCATCGCCCTCAACATCCATCTGGACGTGAAGATGGTCCCCGTGGTGGAGGCGCTCCTCCGGGCGGGCGCCCGCCTGTTCGTCGTGGGCTGCAACCCTGCCACCACGCGGGACGACGTCGCCGCCTTCATGAGCGCGGCCGGAGCGGAGGTCTACGCCTGGGCGGGGATGACGGAGCCGGAACGGCAGGAGGCGCTGCGCTGGGCGGCCGGCGCCGGGGCGGAGTTCATCAGCGAGATGGGCGGAGAACTGACCGCGCTTCTGGTGGACCAGTTCCCGGAGCGCATCCCGCCCCTGCGGGCCTCGATGGAGGCCACCGGCACGGGGATCGCCCTCCTCCGCCGGCTCCGCCTGCCGGTGCCGGTGTTCAACTGGGACGGGTTGACGCTCAAGCGGGGCCTGCACAACCGTTACCTGGTCGGTCTGATGGTCTGGCACACCTTCATCGAGGTCACCCGCCTGACGCTGTTCGACCGCCGCGTCGCGGTGATAGGCTATGGCCTGGTGGGTCAGGGCATCGCGGAGTACGCCCGGCTGCTCGGCGCGCACGTGACGGTCACCGATCTCGATCCCGTCCGCCAGATGCAGGCGCGTTACCAGGGCGCCCGCGTCGCCGCGCTGCCCGACGCCCTGCGCGCGGCCGATGTCGTGATCACGGCGACCGGCCGGGACGGTGTGATCGGCCCCGGGGAGGTCGCGGTGCTGCGCGACGGCTGCATCCTGGCCAACGCCGGACATTCGAACGGAGAGATCGATGTCGCCGCGCTGCGCCGGGCCGCGGCCGCGCCCGGCGGCGGGCGAACACCAGTGCGGCCGGGCCTCGAGGAGTTCCTCCTGGACGGTCGCCGCCTCTACCTCCTGGCCGGCGGGGCGATGCTGAACCTGGCGGCGGGATTCGGCGATCCCTACGATGCCTTCGACCTGACCACGGCGCTGATGCTCGCCGGCATCGCCTTCATCGTCCGCCGCCACGACGCGTTCCCGCCCGGGTTGCACCTCATGCCCGCGGAGGTGGAGGAGCAGGTGGCCGCCCTTGCCGCGGTCGCGCCGGGGGTGGGCGGATGA
- a CDS encoding peroxiredoxin translates to MPVEVGQKVPDVPLVNAERRIVKLSEFLGRPTVLAFFPGAFTGVCTKEACTFRDSMARFAGVGGQVIGISVDSPFAQKAFADAHNLNFTFLSDFNRHAVKTFGIEDPNFAGGALPGVAKRSVFVLDREGTVRYRWVSDNPGVEPNYDEVAEAVKAMS, encoded by the coding sequence GTGCCCGTCGAGGTCGGTCAAAAGGTCCCCGATGTGCCCCTGGTCAATGCCGAGCGCAGGATCGTGAAGCTCTCCGAGTTCTTGGGCCGACCCACCGTGCTGGCCTTCTTTCCCGGCGCCTTCACGGGCGTGTGCACGAAGGAAGCGTGCACCTTCCGCGACTCGATGGCGCGCTTTGCCGGGGTCGGCGGGCAGGTGATCGGGATCAGCGTGGACAGCCCCTTCGCTCAGAAGGCGTTCGCCGACGCCCACAACCTGAACTTCACCTTCCTGAGCGACTTCAACCGCCACGCGGTGAAGACGTTCGGGATCGAGGATCCCAACTTCGCCGGCGGCGCCCTGCCCGGCGTGGCCAAGCGGTCGGTCTTCGTCCTCGACCGCGAGGGCACGGTGCGCTACCGCTGGGTCTCCGACAACCCCGGAGTGGAGCCCAACTACGACGAGGTGGCGGAGGCGGTCAAGGCGATGTCTTGA
- a CDS encoding DNA polymerase IV → MTGRTILHVDVDAFFAAVEQLRRPELRGRPVVVGGDGNPHRRGVVSTASYEARAYGIHSAMPLRTAYRLCPEAVFLPVDFRTYGEYSRRIMAILREYTPLVEQVSVDEAFLDVSARPEDPLDLAETIRRRIREETGLTISVGIGPNKLLAKIASGLRKPDAVTRIPADRAAETLRDLPVRVLWGVGPKTAARLQEAFGVRTVGELCAVPLERLQALLGPHHGAYLYHVCRGEDDSPIVTEWEPKSMSRETTYQVDTRKREVIVRTIAALAEEVADDLRRDGYRGRTVTVKIRYHDFKTHTRARTLEEEIGNARQIREAALTLLDRFTLDRPVRLVGVRVSGLVRREAHRREAHEDGGGAGDAGGAASDGERVDGEEPGSADW, encoded by the coding sequence ATGACCGGCCGGACCATCCTGCACGTCGATGTGGACGCCTTCTTCGCCGCGGTGGAGCAGCTGCGGCGGCCTGAGTTGCGGGGCAGGCCGGTGGTCGTGGGCGGCGACGGGAATCCGCATCGGCGGGGAGTGGTGAGCACCGCGTCCTACGAGGCGCGGGCCTACGGGATCCACTCCGCGATGCCGCTGCGGACGGCCTACCGCCTGTGCCCGGAGGCGGTCTTCCTGCCGGTCGACTTCCGGACCTACGGAGAGTACTCCCGGCGGATCATGGCCATCCTGCGCGAGTACACGCCCCTCGTGGAGCAGGTCTCCGTGGACGAGGCCTTCCTGGACGTCTCGGCCCGCCCGGAGGACCCCCTCGACCTCGCCGAGACGATCCGCCGCCGCATCCGGGAGGAAACCGGCCTCACCATCTCCGTCGGCATCGGACCCAACAAGCTGCTGGCAAAGATCGCCTCGGGGCTGCGCAAGCCCGACGCGGTGACCCGGATTCCCGCCGACCGCGCGGCGGAGACGCTGCGGGACCTGCCGGTCCGGGTGCTGTGGGGCGTCGGGCCCAAGACCGCGGCGCGGTTGCAGGAGGCCTTCGGCGTCCGGACGGTCGGGGAGTTGTGCGCCGTGCCGCTGGAGCGGCTCCAGGCGCTGCTGGGGCCACACCACGGCGCGTACCTGTATCACGTCTGCCGCGGGGAGGACGACAGCCCGATCGTCACGGAGTGGGAACCGAAGTCGATGAGCCGGGAGACCACCTACCAGGTGGACACCCGGAAACGGGAGGTGATCGTCCGGACGATCGCCGCCCTGGCCGAGGAGGTGGCGGACGACCTGCGCCGCGACGGCTACCGGGGCCGGACCGTCACGGTGAAGATCCGCTACCACGACTTCAAGACCCACACCCGCGCGCGCACCCTGGAGGAAGAGATCGGGAACGCCCGGCAGATCCGCGAGGCCGCCCTGACCCTGCTGGACCGGTTTACCCTTGACCGGCCGGTCCGCCTCGTGGGCGTGCGGGTCTCGGGCCTGGTCCGGCGTGAGGCGCACCGGCGTGAGGCGCATGAGGATGGTGGCGGAGCGGGAGACGCCGGCGGCGCTGCGAGCGACGGCGAGCGGGTGGACGGCGAGGAACCGGGTTCCGCCGATTGGTGA
- a CDS encoding pitrilysin family protein translates to MRSLRTVRLANGLEVLLLESHAAPVATFWVWYRVGSRNEAPGTSGISHWVEHMLFKGTPAHPKGTLTRFVDRRGGRWNAFTWKDYTAYHEVLPAEHLPVAVELEADRMANTIFDPGEVESERTVIISEREGSENFPSYLLYEEVDSVAYKVHPYRIPVIGWKDDLRTITRDDLYRHYRTYYHPGNALVVAVGAFDSDRILDLIRRSFEPMPPGDPPPPVRSREPEQEGERRVVLRRPGGATAYLQIAYHVPAATHPDLAALLVIDGLLSGFKSIVPFDQAGGGRSSRLYRALVERQLATDVTTSVIPAVDPTLFRIMATVRAGADVRAVEEAVLQELERLARDPVPAAELAKVKKQAKAQFVFARDGVFRTALALGAFAVVDHVEAFPRLLERIAEVDADAVQAAAARYFVERHRTTGWYLPEPGGTAVAAPSAAYRPGVFGYRPPPQAGAPAVAVVPDTVTRGVLANGLTVLAHEQPGSGMVAVHGYVKAGALFDGGRSGLARFVASLLQRGTLTRSSQQIAEALEGMGASLTVLATPETVSVALRVLAEDAPAALEIVGDLLMRPAFPPEEVEKVRGELLTGLRITAQDTRTVAERAWRRLVYPEGHPHRQMVEGEEAVIQALTPEALAAFHRQHYRPEATILTVVGDRPAGDILELVARVFTDWPRQGVWRLPHIPPAGAAGGPRRVEVRLPGKVQSDIVLGGPGLARNDPAYYDAMVANLILGQIGMMGRLGDSVRERQGMAYYAYSDLRAGLTAGPWWVRAGVNPRNEARAIDSIVGEIRLFQQEGPTGEELSDARNFLIGSLALRLETNGGIAQTLADIELYALGLDYLVRYPEIIRGITPEGVTAAAQRFPLDGYAAAVAGPPPG, encoded by the coding sequence ATGCGGTCCCTGCGCACAGTCCGGCTGGCCAACGGTCTGGAGGTCCTGCTCCTGGAGTCGCACGCCGCACCGGTCGCCACCTTCTGGGTCTGGTACCGGGTCGGCAGCCGCAACGAGGCGCCGGGCACGAGCGGCATCTCCCACTGGGTCGAGCACATGCTCTTCAAAGGGACCCCCGCCCATCCCAAGGGGACCCTGACACGCTTCGTCGACCGCCGGGGCGGACGCTGGAACGCCTTCACCTGGAAAGACTACACGGCCTACCACGAGGTCCTGCCCGCCGAACACCTCCCCGTGGCCGTGGAGCTGGAAGCCGACCGCATGGCCAACACGATCTTCGATCCGGGCGAGGTGGAGAGCGAGCGGACGGTGATCATCTCGGAGCGCGAGGGGAGCGAGAACTTCCCGTCCTACCTCCTGTACGAAGAGGTGGACAGCGTCGCCTACAAAGTCCACCCGTACCGGATTCCGGTCATCGGCTGGAAGGACGACCTGCGGACGATCACCCGGGACGACCTGTACCGTCACTACCGCACCTACTACCATCCCGGCAACGCGCTGGTGGTCGCCGTGGGGGCGTTCGACTCCGACCGGATCCTGGACCTGATCCGCCGGTCCTTCGAGCCCATGCCGCCGGGGGATCCGCCGCCGCCGGTGCGGAGCCGCGAACCGGAGCAGGAGGGGGAGCGGCGCGTCGTGCTGCGGCGACCGGGCGGCGCCACCGCCTATCTCCAGATCGCCTACCACGTGCCGGCGGCGACGCATCCGGATCTCGCCGCCCTCCTGGTCATCGACGGCCTGCTCTCGGGATTCAAGAGCATCGTCCCCTTCGATCAGGCCGGCGGCGGCCGCAGTTCGCGCCTCTACCGGGCGCTCGTGGAGAGGCAGCTGGCCACCGATGTGACGACGTCCGTGATTCCCGCGGTGGACCCCACGCTCTTCCGCATCATGGCCACGGTACGGGCCGGCGCGGATGTGCGGGCCGTCGAAGAGGCCGTGCTGCAGGAACTGGAGCGGCTGGCCCGGGATCCCGTCCCCGCCGCGGAGCTGGCCAAGGTCAAGAAACAGGCGAAGGCCCAGTTCGTCTTCGCCCGGGACGGCGTCTTTCGCACGGCCCTGGCCCTGGGCGCCTTCGCCGTCGTCGATCATGTCGAGGCCTTTCCCCGGTTGTTGGAGCGCATTGCAGAGGTCGACGCCGACGCGGTGCAGGCCGCCGCGGCCCGGTACTTCGTGGAGCGGCACCGGACCACCGGATGGTATCTCCCCGAACCCGGCGGGACCGCCGTCGCGGCACCCTCCGCCGCGTATCGTCCGGGAGTCTTCGGGTATCGCCCGCCCCCGCAGGCCGGGGCGCCGGCGGTCGCCGTCGTGCCGGACACCGTGACGCGCGGCGTCCTGGCCAACGGGCTCACCGTGCTGGCCCACGAGCAGCCCGGCAGCGGGATGGTCGCGGTGCACGGCTATGTGAAGGCCGGGGCCCTCTTCGACGGCGGCAGGTCGGGACTGGCGCGGTTCGTGGCCTCCCTGCTGCAGCGGGGGACGCTGACCCGTTCCTCCCAGCAGATCGCGGAGGCCCTGGAGGGGATGGGCGCCAGCCTCACCGTCCTGGCCACCCCGGAGACGGTGTCGGTCGCCCTCCGGGTCCTCGCGGAGGACGCCCCCGCGGCGCTGGAGATCGTCGGCGACCTCCTCATGCGTCCCGCCTTTCCCCCCGAGGAGGTGGAGAAGGTCAGGGGCGAGCTGTTGACCGGGCTGCGCATCACGGCGCAGGACACGCGGACGGTTGCCGAGCGCGCCTGGCGCCGGCTGGTCTATCCGGAAGGCCACCCGCACCGGCAGATGGTGGAGGGCGAGGAAGCCGTCATCCAGGCGCTCACCCCCGAGGCCCTCGCCGCCTTCCACCGGCAGCACTACCGGCCGGAGGCCACGATCCTGACCGTCGTCGGCGACCGGCCGGCGGGCGATATCCTGGAACTGGTGGCCCGGGTCTTCACCGACTGGCCGCGCCAGGGCGTCTGGCGCCTGCCCCACATCCCCCCGGCCGGAGCGGCGGGAGGGCCGCGACGGGTCGAGGTGCGCCTGCCGGGCAAGGTGCAGTCGGACATCGTCCTGGGCGGGCCGGGGCTGGCGCGGAACGACCCGGCGTATTACGATGCGATGGTGGCCAACCTGATTCTCGGTCAGATCGGCATGATGGGCCGCCTGGGGGACAGCGTCCGCGAGCGCCAGGGCATGGCCTACTACGCCTACAGCGATCTGCGCGCGGGCCTGACCGCCGGCCCCTGGTGGGTGCGTGCCGGCGTGAACCCCAGGAATGAGGCGCGCGCCATCGACAGCATCGTCGGAGAGATCCGCCTCTTCCAGCAGGAGGGGCCCACCGGGGAGGAGCTTTCGGACGCCCGCAACTTCCTCATCGGCTCGCTGGCCCTGCGCCTGGAAACGAACGGCGGCATCGCCCAGACGCTGGCCGACATCGAGTTGTATGCGCTCGGACTGGACTACCTGGTCCGGTACCCGGAGATCATCCGCGGGATCACCCCGGAAGGGGTCACCGCCGCCGCGCAGCGCTTTCCGCTGGACGGCTATGCGGCGGCGGTGGCCGGACCGCCGCCCGGATGA
- the npdG gene encoding NADPH-dependent F420 reductase produces the protein MTGRPAGRIAIVGGTGRLGLGLARRLARAGAGAQVLIGSRDPARARAAAADAGLDPEAGRGNAEAAELAEIVILTVPAEAHAVTVAGLAPVLAGKIVVDTTLSYDRSTRTIVLVDGLSAAERAQRLVPGARVVAGFQTVSWTMLADLDRPLRGDVLLCGNDRDAKAQVGAVVRQVPMRPVDVGTLEQARLLEQLGGLLMALNRRYGKKDLGIVIAGLE, from the coding sequence ATGACGGGGCGCCCCGCGGGACGGATTGCGATCGTCGGCGGCACCGGCCGCCTCGGCCTGGGACTGGCGCGGCGGCTGGCCCGGGCCGGCGCGGGAGCGCAGGTGCTCATCGGATCGCGGGATCCGGCGCGGGCGCGGGCCGCTGCGGCGGACGCGGGGCTGGACCCGGAGGCGGGGCGCGGGAACGCCGAGGCGGCGGAGTTGGCCGAGATCGTGATCCTCACGGTTCCCGCCGAGGCCCATGCGGTCACGGTGGCCGGGCTGGCGCCGGTGCTGGCGGGGAAGATTGTGGTGGACACCACCCTGTCCTATGACCGGTCCACACGGACGATCGTGCTCGTGGACGGGCTCTCCGCCGCCGAGCGGGCGCAGCGACTGGTTCCCGGCGCGCGGGTCGTGGCCGGATTTCAGACCGTGAGCTGGACGATGCTGGCCGATCTCGATCGGCCGCTACGCGGGGACGTCCTGCTCTGCGGCAACGACCGCGACGCCAAGGCGCAGGTGGGCGCGGTCGTGCGCCAGGTCCCGATGCGTCCCGTGGACGTGGGCACGCTGGAGCAGGCGCGCCTCCTGGAGCAGCTGGGCGGTCTGCTCATGGCGCTCAACCGTCGCTACGGAAAGAAGGATCTGGGCATCGTGATCGCCGGCCTGGAATGA
- the cofE gene encoding coenzyme F420-0:L-glutamate ligase, protein MPSGFPDIRPGADLGAVVLDVLTRNDLTLWPHDVLVLAQKVVSKAEGAVVRLADVTPGAEAEALAREAEKDPRLCQVILDESRRILRVRAGLIIAEHRLGFICANAGVDFSNVGLGADWVSLLPRDPDRSAAGLRDRIARAHGIPVAVIINDTHGRPWREGAVGVAIGVAGLEPIYSYIGQEDRYGYVLHSSIEGVADELAAAASLLQGQAAEGTPLVVIRGARFTPDGGRTKLLREPDRDLFR, encoded by the coding sequence GTGCCCTCCGGATTCCCGGACATCCGGCCCGGCGCGGACCTGGGAGCCGTCGTCCTGGACGTGCTGACCCGCAACGACCTGACGCTGTGGCCCCACGATGTCCTGGTCCTGGCCCAGAAGGTGGTCAGCAAGGCGGAGGGCGCCGTCGTGCGCCTGGCCGATGTCACCCCCGGGGCAGAGGCAGAGGCCCTGGCCCGGGAAGCGGAGAAGGATCCCCGGTTGTGCCAGGTGATCCTGGACGAGTCCCGGCGGATCCTGCGCGTCCGCGCCGGGTTGATCATCGCCGAGCACCGCCTGGGCTTCATCTGCGCCAACGCCGGGGTCGATTTCAGCAACGTCGGCCTCGGCGCCGACTGGGTGTCGTTGCTGCCCCGGGATCCGGACCGCAGCGCCGCCGGCCTCCGGGACCGCATCGCCCGGGCCCACGGCATCCCCGTGGCGGTGATCATCAACGACACCCACGGGCGTCCCTGGCGCGAGGGCGCGGTCGGCGTGGCGATCGGCGTGGCGGGACTGGAACCGATCTACAGTTACATCGGGCAGGAGGACCGCTACGGCTACGTCCTGCATTCGTCCATCGAGGGCGTGGCCGACGAGCTCGCCGCCGCCGCCAGCCTCCTCCAGGGGCAGGCGGCGGAGGGGACGCCCCTCGTGGTCATCCGGGGGGCGCGGTTCACCCCCGACGGAGGCCGGACGAAACTCCTGCGCGAGCCCGACCGGGACCTGTTCCGATGA
- a CDS encoding mandelate racemase/muconate lactonizing enzyme family protein: MKIASVQCRMLAATLPRPIQFGIGAFPTFSATLVRITTDDGLSGVGECIVRKAPRVTRTVVEELLAPVLIGRDPHDAEGLWDEMFRQLRGWGHYRGFVFEAISGIDTALWDILGQAAGLPVYKVLGGAGRTQVPCYASSVYFADLPTMVEEARAQVAAGHRAIKVKIGRPPDLGGRRQDVASVKAIRDALGPEVDIMLDANSAYDAATAITVCRQLEKEDITWIEEPVPADDLDGYRKVREGQSIPVAAGESEFGVFGFRELILRGAIDIVQPDVARVGGFTAARRVGALVHAHNLRYAPHTGFSAGVSHLAALHVAAAVPNLMTYEYFYAPNPLRDLFTEPFPTPVRGVVDVPQRPGLGLELDARVVKEFELT; encoded by the coding sequence ATGAAGATCGCGAGCGTGCAGTGCCGCATGCTGGCCGCCACACTGCCGCGCCCCATCCAGTTCGGGATCGGGGCCTTCCCCACGTTCTCCGCCACCCTCGTCCGGATCACCACCGACGACGGGCTGAGCGGCGTGGGGGAGTGCATCGTGCGCAAGGCGCCCCGGGTGACCCGGACCGTGGTGGAGGAGCTGCTGGCGCCGGTGCTGATCGGGCGCGACCCCCATGATGCCGAGGGGCTGTGGGACGAGATGTTCCGGCAGCTGCGCGGGTGGGGACATTACCGGGGCTTTGTCTTCGAGGCGATCAGCGGCATCGACACGGCGCTGTGGGACATCCTGGGCCAGGCGGCGGGACTGCCCGTCTACAAGGTGCTGGGCGGCGCGGGACGGACGCAGGTGCCGTGCTACGCCTCGTCGGTGTACTTCGCCGACCTACCGACGATGGTCGAAGAGGCGCGGGCCCAGGTCGCCGCCGGCCATCGGGCGATCAAGGTCAAGATCGGCCGCCCGCCGGACCTGGGCGGGCGGCGGCAGGATGTGGCCTCGGTGAAGGCCATCCGGGACGCGTTGGGCCCGGAGGTGGACATCATGCTCGATGCCAACAGCGCCTACGACGCGGCGACGGCGATCACCGTGTGCCGCCAGCTGGAAAAGGAAGACATCACCTGGATCGAAGAGCCGGTGCCGGCCGACGACCTGGACGGGTACCGGAAGGTGCGGGAAGGACAGAGCATCCCCGTCGCCGCCGGGGAGAGTGAATTCGGCGTGTTCGGATTCAGGGAGCTCATCCTCAGGGGAGCGATCGATATTGTCCAGCCCGATGTGGCGCGTGTCGGTGGGTTCACGGCGGCGCGCCGCGTGGGGGCCCTCGTCCATGCCCACAACCTGCGCTACGCTCCGCACACCGGGTTCTCCGCCGGAGTGTCCCATCTGGCCGCGCTGCATGTGGCCGCCGCGGTGCCCAACCTGATGACCTACGAGTACTTCTATGCCCCCAACCCGCTGCGCGACCTGTTCACGGAGCCGTTCCCGACGCCGGTCCGGGGGGTCGTGGACGTGCCGCAGCGGCCCGGCCTCGGACTGGAACTCGATGCGCGCGTCGTGAAGGAGTTCGAACTGACCTGA
- a CDS encoding TGS domain-containing protein — MPANLTPEYLAADRKFKAAVTPQEKLAALEEMLATIPKHKGTEKMQADIKRRIARLRAEAQRQRRAARGKPFYHVDREGAGQLVLAGAPNTGKSALLAALTNAAPEVAEYPFTTRVPLPGMMIYENVQIQLVDLPPITADLTEGWLYALIRTADGVLLVADLASDDLLEQTDQVLTLLARANIHLSPPPAPPHQKPALVIANKLDASGAGDRLALLREFLGSRLPVLAVSAGMGTGLEALREAAFRLLGVIRVYSKPPGRKADLSAPFILPAGATVLDAAEAIHKDLRDSLRYARLWRRQGAQGQMVGRDHVLADGDVIEIHA, encoded by the coding sequence ATGCCGGCGAATCTGACCCCCGAGTATCTGGCCGCGGATCGGAAGTTCAAGGCGGCGGTCACCCCCCAGGAGAAGCTGGCCGCGCTGGAAGAGATGCTGGCCACCATTCCCAAGCACAAGGGCACGGAGAAGATGCAGGCGGACATCAAGCGCCGCATCGCCCGACTGCGCGCCGAAGCCCAGCGGCAGCGCCGGGCCGCCCGGGGGAAGCCCTTCTACCATGTGGACAGAGAGGGCGCGGGCCAGCTCGTCCTGGCGGGCGCGCCGAACACGGGCAAGTCGGCGCTGCTGGCGGCTCTGACCAATGCCGCGCCCGAGGTCGCGGAGTACCCCTTCACCACCCGGGTCCCGCTGCCGGGGATGATGATCTATGAGAACGTGCAGATCCAGCTGGTGGATCTGCCGCCCATCACCGCCGATCTCACCGAGGGCTGGCTCTACGCCCTTATCCGGACCGCCGACGGGGTGCTGCTGGTCGCCGACCTGGCCAGCGACGACCTCCTCGAGCAGACCGACCAGGTGCTCACGCTGCTGGCCCGGGCCAACATCCACCTCAGCCCGCCCCCGGCGCCGCCGCACCAGAAACCTGCGCTGGTCATCGCCAACAAACTGGACGCCTCCGGCGCCGGCGACCGCCTGGCCCTCCTTCGCGAGTTCCTCGGCTCCCGGCTGCCCGTGCTGGCGGTGTCCGCCGGGATGGGAACCGGCCTGGAAGCGTTGCGCGAGGCGGCATTCCGGCTGCTGGGGGTGATCCGCGTCTACAGCAAGCCCCCGGGCAGGAAGGCCGACCTGTCCGCTCCCTTCATCCTGCCGGCGGGCGCCACGGTGCTGGACGCGGCGGAAGCCATCCACAAGGACCTGCGGGACAGCCTCCGCTACGCGCGCCTCTGGAGGCGGCAGGGCGCGCAGGGCCAGATGGTCGGTCGCGATCACGTCCTCGCCGACGGGGATGTGATCGAGATCCACGCCTAG
- a CDS encoding MBL fold metallo-hydrolase — MKLTYYGHASFLLESDGTSILIDPFNEKCGYPFPKVSPTAVVVSHEHFDHNYVQVAGGSPRVIRGLRADGQEWADVRERVGPVALTTVKTYHDTAQGKERGRNAIFIFEAEGLRLVHAGDLGHTLSPDQVKAVGRPDLLLIPVGGYYTIGPAEATAVVDQLRPRVVVPMHYKTEVNKDWPIGPVDDFLRGKSGIRRLGHTVTVSPATLPEGQEIWVLSHA, encoded by the coding sequence ATGAAGCTCACCTACTACGGCCACGCGAGCTTTCTGCTGGAGAGCGACGGGACGTCCATCCTGATCGACCCCTTCAACGAGAAGTGTGGGTACCCGTTCCCGAAGGTCTCGCCCACGGCGGTCGTCGTGTCCCACGAGCACTTCGATCACAACTACGTCCAGGTCGCCGGCGGCTCGCCGCGGGTGATCCGCGGCCTGCGCGCCGACGGCCAGGAGTGGGCCGACGTCCGGGAGCGCGTCGGGCCGGTCGCCCTGACGACGGTGAAGACCTACCACGACACCGCGCAGGGCAAAGAGCGCGGCCGAAACGCCATCTTCATCTTCGAGGCGGAGGGACTGCGCCTGGTGCACGCGGGCGATCTGGGCCACACCCTCTCCCCGGACCAGGTGAAGGCCGTGGGCCGGCCGGACCTGCTGTTGATCCCGGTCGGCGGCTACTACACCATCGGCCCCGCGGAGGCGACGGCGGTCGTGGACCAGCTCCGCCCGCGGGTCGTCGTCCCCATGCATTACAAGACGGAGGTGAACAAAGACTGGCCCATCGGCCCGGTGGACGACTTCCTGCGGGGCAAGAGCGGGATCAGGCGGCTGGGACACACCGTCACGGTGTCTCCGGCCACCCTGCCCGAAGGGCAGGAGATCTGGGTCCTAAGCCACGCCTGA